From the genome of Varibaculum prostatecancerukia, one region includes:
- a CDS encoding uroporphyrinogen-III synthase has translation MAFTVALTAAATRPLTKKLQVELPDFRVVGAPVTRSLPVSPPQLPVCLQRLKHGEYSWVVITSARTVTYLQELLATEPPLTTFPQVAAVGKASAQAASKAGWNVALQAGGNATDLARRFADLSPSTSSPGRIFLPGSALSKPDLTAALSEQGYQIDVCPLYTMTPVSACPEVYFQADAVAVTSGSNLRALTDFGVFSSDATDSGRALPRLVCIGEPSAQVAKDLGLAVTAVAKTPDAGGLAAALRSCLER, from the coding sequence ATGGCGTTTACAGTGGCACTGACCGCCGCGGCAACGCGCCCACTTACGAAAAAGCTGCAGGTGGAATTGCCTGACTTCCGGGTAGTTGGCGCTCCGGTTACCCGTTCTCTCCCGGTTTCACCCCCGCAACTTCCCGTCTGCCTGCAGCGTTTAAAGCACGGGGAATATAGCTGGGTGGTTATTACTTCTGCCCGCACTGTCACCTATTTACAAGAACTGTTAGCTACCGAACCGCCTCTAACCACCTTTCCCCAGGTAGCAGCGGTAGGTAAGGCTAGTGCCCAGGCCGCGAGCAAGGCCGGTTGGAATGTCGCCTTGCAGGCGGGCGGCAATGCTACCGATTTAGCACGCCGCTTTGCGGACTTATCCCCCAGCACTTCCTCCCCTGGTCGGATATTTTTACCGGGATCGGCGCTAAGCAAACCCGATTTAACAGCAGCTTTAAGTGAGCAGGGCTACCAGATCGATGTTTGCCCCCTCTACACCATGACCCCGGTTTCCGCGTGTCCGGAAGTATATTTCCAAGCCGATGCGGTGGCGGTTACTTCTGGCTCTAACCTGCGCGCCCTCACTGACTTTGGGGTGTTTAGTTCCGATGCCACTGACTCTGGCCGCGCCCTCCCCCGCCTAGTTTGCATTGGGGAGCCTTCTGCGCAGGTAGCAAAGGATTTAGGGCTAGCAGTTACCGCGGTAGCTAAGACTCCGGATGCAGGCGGGCTGGCTGCGGCGCTACGTTCCTGCCTCGAACGATAA
- the glnA gene encoding type I glutamate--ammonia ligase has protein sequence MFNSHEEALKFVADQGIELIDIRFCDLIGTSQHFTIPADQFADALENGLMFDGSSIRGFTSIDKSDMKLITDVSDAYVDPFRACPTLAVNCSIVDPFTDAPFPRDPRQVASKAEAYLRSTGIADTCFIGAEAEFYLFDSVRYQTQPYDTFVKLDSVEGYWNTGREEEGGNLAYKTPLKGGYFPVAPSDKFCDLRDYMVKLLSDSGLKVERSHHEVGSGGQHEINYRFNSLMAAGDDMMKFKYLIKNAAQEAGVTATFMPKPMAGDNGSGMHSHFSLWKEGEPLFYDETGYGSLSDLARYFIGGLLQHAPALLAFTNPSVNSYRRLVPGFEAPINLVYSARNRSACIRIPVTGTSPKAKRVEYRVPDPSANPYLSFAACLMAGIDGIQNRLEPPAPIDKDLYELPPAEYHDIPKLPCSLDAALEALRADQDFLTEGEVFTPDLIDTWIAYKEQNEVAPLRQVVHPYEFQLYYDI, from the coding sequence TTGTTTAACTCCCACGAAGAAGCCCTAAAATTTGTTGCCGACCAGGGTATCGAACTGATTGATATCCGTTTTTGCGATCTGATTGGCACCAGTCAGCATTTTACGATTCCCGCCGACCAGTTTGCGGATGCCCTAGAAAACGGGTTGATGTTCGATGGTTCCTCTATTCGCGGTTTCACCTCGATAGATAAGTCGGATATGAAGCTGATAACCGATGTGTCTGACGCCTATGTGGATCCCTTCCGCGCTTGCCCCACTTTGGCGGTGAACTGTTCCATCGTGGATCCTTTCACCGATGCGCCTTTCCCGCGTGATCCTCGCCAGGTCGCCTCTAAAGCGGAAGCCTACCTGCGCTCTACCGGAATCGCCGATACCTGCTTTATTGGCGCCGAAGCCGAGTTTTATCTTTTTGATTCGGTGCGTTACCAAACCCAGCCTTATGACACGTTTGTGAAACTGGATTCTGTTGAAGGCTACTGGAACACCGGCCGGGAGGAAGAGGGCGGAAACCTCGCCTATAAGACTCCTTTGAAGGGCGGTTACTTCCCGGTGGCGCCCTCCGATAAGTTCTGTGACCTGCGCGATTACATGGTGAAGCTGCTCAGTGACTCCGGGTTAAAAGTGGAGCGATCCCACCACGAGGTCGGCTCCGGGGGGCAACACGAGATTAACTATCGTTTCAACTCGCTGATGGCGGCGGGTGACGACATGATGAAGTTCAAGTACCTGATTAAGAACGCCGCGCAAGAGGCGGGAGTTACCGCCACCTTTATGCCCAAACCGATGGCGGGCGATAACGGCTCGGGGATGCACTCCCATTTTTCGCTTTGGAAAGAGGGCGAGCCGCTGTTCTATGACGAAACCGGTTATGGTTCCCTCTCTGACCTGGCTCGTTACTTTATTGGGGGCTTGTTGCAGCATGCGCCGGCATTGCTGGCGTTCACTAACCCTTCGGTTAACTCTTATCGGCGGCTGGTTCCCGGTTTTGAGGCTCCAATTAACCTGGTGTATTCGGCGCGTAACCGTTCTGCCTGTATCCGGATTCCGGTGACTGGCACTTCCCCGAAAGCTAAACGGGTGGAATACCGGGTTCCTGACCCTAGCGCGAACCCTTACCTGTCCTTCGCGGCTTGCCTGATGGCGGGGATTGACGGGATTCAAAATCGCCTAGAGCCGCCAGCTCCCATCGATAAGGATCTCTATGAGCTGCCGCCAGCCGAATATCATGACATTCCGAAACTGCCTTGTTCTCTGGATGCAGCTTTAGAGGCACTCCGCGCTGACCAGGACTTCTTGACTGAAGGTGAGGTATTTACCCCGGACTTGATTGACACTTGGATTGCCTACAAGGAACAAAATGAGGTGGCCCCGCTGCGGCAGGTGGTGCATCCTTATGAATTCCAGCTTTACTACGATATTTAA
- a CDS encoding response regulator transcription factor yields MSEQEITIGLVDDDPFALQALAAILNSTPNCAVSWATSNPEQARESCHRDPVDLVLLDYLLGETTGDIICKQITQQNPQQKVVIISSLEVADVARTALLARARGFLNKADVLKDLPSFLSVIMQDSVVVSHAVVQGLFQSIPAPSQIALTEREQAVSELILQGMSNREIAEKMSYSLSTVKETVTALLEKTHTSSRTAAVAVLVQDGAVSYPNNLP; encoded by the coding sequence GTGAGCGAACAAGAAATCACTATCGGGTTGGTTGATGACGATCCCTTTGCACTGCAAGCATTGGCAGCAATTTTGAATAGTACCCCCAATTGTGCAGTCTCCTGGGCAACCTCCAATCCTGAACAAGCCCGCGAATCCTGTCACCGCGATCCCGTAGACCTGGTGTTACTTGACTACCTCTTAGGCGAGACCACCGGGGACATAATCTGCAAGCAGATCACCCAGCAAAACCCGCAGCAAAAAGTGGTGATTATTTCTAGCCTGGAAGTGGCAGATGTAGCCCGCACCGCCCTGCTCGCCCGTGCGCGGGGATTCCTAAATAAAGCCGATGTCTTAAAAGACTTGCCCAGTTTCCTCTCGGTAATCATGCAAGACTCCGTGGTGGTCTCCCACGCGGTAGTACAGGGATTGTTCCAAAGTATCCCTGCCCCCTCTCAAATTGCTCTCACCGAGCGGGAGCAAGCAGTTTCAGAGCTAATTTTGCAGGGAATGTCTAACCGCGAGATCGCAGAGAAAATGAGTTACTCCCTATCCACGGTGAAAGAAACTGTAACTGCGCTACTGGAAAAAACCCACACTTCCTCGCGAACAGCAGCAGTGGCTGTCCTGGTGCAAGACGGAGCAGTCAGCTACCCAAATAACCTTCCCTAA
- the hemB gene encoding porphobilinogen synthase: MTDDLLLTPTIRPRRLRAFPAMRNLIAETRVSPAQLMLPAFVRDGIEEAVEIPSLPGVFQHTVESIRELAAECVQAGVGGIMLFGIPNTADKDAQGSPAWDPNGILNRGIRAVREEVGNDLVVGADTCLDEFTSHGHCGVVTADGQVDNDATLPLYAKMALSQARAGAHMVAPSGMMDGQIAVIREALDDAGFTDTVILAYSAKYASAFFGPFRDAVACSLEGDRRSYQQDPRNRREGVFETQLDLTEGADMVMVKPAGYYLDVLADVAEMSPVPVAAYQVSGEYAMLEAAAANGWIDRERAIDESLHAIVRAGADMVLTYWALEYAQQDN, translated from the coding sequence ATGACTGATGACCTTTTGCTGACACCAACTATTCGTCCTCGCCGCCTGCGGGCTTTCCCCGCGATGCGCAACCTGATTGCCGAAACCCGGGTGAGTCCCGCCCAGCTGATGCTGCCCGCGTTTGTGCGGGACGGGATTGAGGAAGCGGTAGAGATTCCCTCTCTACCAGGGGTTTTCCAGCATACAGTGGAGTCGATTCGCGAACTGGCCGCCGAGTGCGTACAGGCCGGGGTGGGCGGGATCATGTTATTCGGGATTCCCAATACTGCTGATAAGGACGCGCAGGGCAGCCCCGCCTGGGATCCCAACGGGATTTTGAATCGCGGTATCCGTGCGGTGCGCGAAGAAGTAGGAAATGACCTGGTAGTGGGGGCAGACACCTGCCTGGATGAGTTCACCAGCCACGGACATTGCGGGGTAGTCACCGCCGACGGTCAAGTCGATAATGACGCCACCTTGCCGCTATATGCGAAAATGGCGCTCAGTCAGGCGCGCGCCGGAGCCCATATGGTAGCGCCTTCCGGGATGATGGACGGCCAGATCGCGGTGATTCGCGAGGCGCTTGACGACGCCGGATTCACCGACACCGTGATTTTGGCTTACTCTGCGAAATACGCCTCCGCTTTCTTTGGTCCTTTCCGGGATGCGGTTGCCTGCTCTCTAGAGGGCGATCGGCGCTCTTACCAGCAAGATCCCCGTAACCGCCGGGAGGGCGTATTTGAAACCCAGCTAGATTTAACCGAGGGCGCCGATATGGTGATGGTTAAACCTGCCGGTTACTATCTGGATGTACTGGCCGATGTGGCGGAAATGTCCCCGGTTCCAGTCGCGGCCTACCAGGTCAGCGGGGAATACGCCATGTTAGAGGCAGCAGCCGCTAATGGGTGGATTGACCGCGAGCGCGCCATTGACGAATCCTTGCACGCGATTGTGCGTGCCGGAGCCGATATGGTGCTCACCTATTGGGCGCTAGAGTACGCACAGCAAGACAACTAA
- a CDS encoding ribonuclease H-like domain-containing protein: MPDSFRLLAVSEVAHAANCQWRLWCYLTGNTELEASDVFHRYIGDLTSGEDEKLAAKYRASGRIFQTELELTAEDLNGTLPFLVYEDDSWVLQMVRFSAHARQDSVNLLAGYAHLARHNQELLNADFPALAAKLAPYAQVLLADGKTIDFSLDELEELWEPIYAQAQEMAADQDLLAATPEETWRALDTVCGSCSHCRWALERYDDPLLISGVGPGLRRELRAENIFTASGFAANPPRGYSPELIRQAQLQVAQHPGELLLETNPLAPALMALPEPHPGDVYLDFENDSLWGWTLKDHTGLIYLGGIVCCDEDSWGEQKTLTPALPVRGQESLPAADTLNVAEEVGELSKRIGGKYRRFWAHNRSQERQLLIDLLDFLRQRFRQFPQMHIYHYSPQERLYLQRLSSRHGLLAGEVRYLLAAGGPMRDLQQVVQSAIRTGQGGYSLKEMEPFYMGSWMRSEDLDNGADSVIVYDALSRAGALDPGAELSVDAAEQLRLLALYNEYDCCSTALLHHWLIAQRRRPRLRAKLDPAALTTK; encoded by the coding sequence ATGCCTGATTCTTTCCGCCTGCTTGCAGTTTCCGAGGTGGCACATGCCGCTAACTGTCAGTGGCGGCTTTGGTGCTACCTCACCGGTAATACTGAGCTGGAAGCCTCCGATGTTTTTCACCGCTATATCGGGGATTTAACTAGCGGCGAGGATGAAAAACTAGCGGCGAAGTATCGGGCGTCCGGGAGAATTTTCCAAACTGAGCTGGAATTAACCGCCGAAGATCTGAACGGAACCCTGCCGTTTTTGGTTTACGAGGACGATTCTTGGGTGCTGCAAATGGTGCGCTTTTCCGCCCATGCCCGCCAAGACTCGGTGAACCTCCTTGCCGGATATGCGCATCTGGCTCGGCATAATCAGGAGTTATTAAACGCAGATTTTCCCGCTTTAGCGGCAAAACTCGCCCCTTACGCCCAAGTGTTGCTGGCTGATGGCAAGACCATAGACTTTTCTCTGGATGAACTGGAAGAGCTGTGGGAACCCATTTATGCCCAGGCACAGGAAATGGCGGCTGACCAGGATTTACTTGCCGCTACCCCCGAGGAGACTTGGCGCGCCCTCGACACGGTTTGCGGTAGTTGCTCCCATTGCCGTTGGGCACTGGAGCGTTACGATGATCCCCTGCTGATCAGCGGGGTAGGTCCCGGACTGCGCAGGGAATTGCGAGCCGAAAATATTTTCACTGCCAGCGGTTTTGCTGCCAATCCTCCTAGGGGATATAGCCCGGAGTTAATCCGGCAAGCCCAGTTGCAGGTGGCGCAACATCCAGGAGAACTACTGCTAGAAACTAATCCGCTGGCTCCGGCGCTAATGGCTCTTCCCGAACCTCACCCGGGGGATGTGTATTTAGATTTTGAGAACGACTCCCTGTGGGGTTGGACCCTAAAAGATCACACCGGGCTGATTTACCTAGGCGGAATAGTCTGCTGCGATGAAGATTCTTGGGGTGAACAGAAAACTTTAACTCCGGCGCTACCGGTTCGTGGCCAAGAATCGCTACCGGCAGCAGACACCCTAAACGTGGCGGAGGAAGTAGGGGAACTATCTAAGCGTATCGGCGGAAAATATCGGAGGTTTTGGGCGCATAATCGCAGCCAGGAACGCCAGCTGCTGATTGATTTACTCGATTTTTTGCGCCAGCGTTTCCGCCAGTTCCCGCAAATGCATATCTACCATTATTCCCCGCAAGAACGCCTCTACCTGCAACGTCTCTCTTCTCGCCACGGCCTATTAGCAGGTGAAGTGCGCTACCTACTGGCTGCGGGCGGCCCCATGCGGGACCTGCAGCAAGTGGTGCAATCAGCTATTCGCACTGGTCAAGGCGGATATTCCCTTAAAGAGATGGAACCGTTCTATATGGGGTCTTGGATGCGCTCAGAAGACCTGGATAACGGCGCGGATTCGGTAATCGTCTATGACGCACTCTCGCGAGCAGGCGCCCTCGATCCGGGAGCCGAGCTTAGCGTTGATGCTGCCGAGCAGCTACGGCTCCTCGCCCTCTATAACGAGTATGACTGCTGTTCAACCGCACTTTTGCACCACTGGTTAATCGCTCAACGCCGCCGCCCGCGCCTGAGGGCCAAGCTGGATCCCGCCGCCCTAACCACCAAATAA
- a CDS encoding DUF4870 domain-containing protein, whose amino-acid sequence MNDNQPQSGNFENQQLPGIQTGSPNPSYPQYASQSDSSSYSTPLPNQPMPNASSSVSADERTMAILAHLAALIAMVVSAGWLTFVGPLIVWFIYKDKSPFVRNAAAGAFNFNLAMTITSVVAWILCFTIILIPLSIIAFIVIFVMTLVCSIKGAVKASDKEFYHYPFGINLLD is encoded by the coding sequence ATGAATGATAATCAACCCCAATCCGGTAACTTCGAAAATCAGCAGCTTCCCGGGATCCAGACTGGATCCCCCAACCCCTCTTACCCGCAATACGCTTCTCAGAGTGACTCCTCGTCCTATTCGACGCCGCTGCCGAACCAGCCTATGCCTAACGCTTCTAGCAGCGTCAGTGCAGATGAGCGGACTATGGCGATTCTGGCTCATTTAGCAGCACTAATCGCCATGGTAGTTTCTGCCGGTTGGCTTACCTTTGTAGGCCCCCTCATCGTTTGGTTTATTTATAAAGATAAAAGTCCTTTCGTGCGTAACGCGGCCGCGGGCGCCTTTAACTTTAACTTGGCGATGACTATCACTTCCGTGGTGGCTTGGATACTTTGCTTCACCATCATTTTGATACCCCTGTCCATCATCGCGTTTATCGTTATTTTCGTGATGACCCTGGTGTGTTCGATTAAAGGCGCCGTTAAAGCCTCCGATAAAGAGTTTTACCACTACCCCTTCGGGATTAACCTGCTGGACTAG
- a CDS encoding ABC transporter permease: MATVLMSADAIERASARESAKVEAKAGAGFVLGNNPQFNQGTPRGAGTVKPADIAQIAHLPEVKSYVARQNVTADLVGAQTQKLGTNDYDAKKEAQFGNAVNVWGVNRTDIDNNFRSGALTLVAGRHLKPGDHHKAIIHEDLAKANGLKIGSKLKLKGNPYDVDNLRKSTAETEMEIVGLVRGSNTRQAAQRSELFANTVYTDLDTTRALYQMGKDNEIYQDANFFVASEKDLEQVEKKAGSLKIDWRNYQLSPATQYLAGITGALSGINSLMSTTKIAAFGFALLILTLVLFLWMNERKKETGVLLSVGTSKASIFAQYLCELVITAIPAFVLAFFISGAVAQWLGNSALASVNSSLMQELAQAGQAGADMESSAATKTLDALAVSLATPSVITAVLLTLLVGVLCVLAASFPMLRRPPRALLVDIK; encoded by the coding sequence GTGGCCACCGTTTTGATGTCGGCGGATGCCATCGAGAGGGCGAGCGCCCGCGAGAGCGCGAAGGTAGAGGCCAAGGCGGGAGCCGGCTTCGTCCTAGGAAATAATCCCCAGTTCAATCAGGGAACCCCGCGGGGAGCTGGAACTGTTAAACCTGCAGATATCGCCCAAATAGCGCACCTACCCGAGGTTAAAAGCTATGTGGCTAGGCAAAACGTGACCGCTGATTTGGTTGGTGCCCAGACTCAGAAACTGGGAACCAATGACTATGACGCCAAAAAGGAAGCCCAATTTGGCAATGCGGTGAACGTGTGGGGAGTAAACCGTACCGATATCGACAATAATTTCCGTTCTGGGGCGTTAACCTTGGTGGCGGGACGGCATTTAAAGCCTGGCGATCACCATAAGGCAATCATCCACGAAGATTTGGCGAAAGCTAATGGCCTGAAAATCGGCAGCAAGCTGAAACTCAAAGGTAATCCTTATGACGTCGATAATTTGCGAAAGTCCACTGCGGAAACCGAAATGGAAATCGTGGGATTGGTGCGCGGCTCCAATACTCGGCAGGCAGCGCAACGCAGCGAGCTGTTTGCCAATACCGTTTACACGGATTTGGATACTACCCGCGCCCTCTACCAGATGGGCAAAGACAACGAGATTTACCAGGATGCTAACTTTTTCGTTGCTTCCGAAAAGGATTTAGAGCAGGTAGAAAAGAAAGCCGGTTCCCTCAAGATTGATTGGCGCAACTACCAACTATCGCCCGCCACCCAATATTTAGCAGGGATTACCGGGGCGCTTAGCGGGATAAATTCCCTGATGAGCACCACTAAGATTGCAGCGTTTGGTTTTGCGCTGTTGATTTTAACGCTGGTGTTGTTCCTATGGATGAATGAACGCAAGAAAGAAACGGGGGTACTACTTTCGGTCGGCACCTCCAAGGCCAGTATTTTCGCGCAGTACCTGTGTGAACTGGTGATTACCGCGATCCCTGCGTTTGTGTTGGCGTTCTTTATTTCTGGAGCAGTCGCGCAATGGCTGGGCAATTCCGCATTGGCCTCGGTCAATAGTTCACTAATGCAAGAATTGGCTCAGGCCGGGCAGGCAGGCGCCGATATGGAATCTTCGGCGGCGACTAAGACCCTGGACGCGTTAGCAGTTTCGCTAGCTACGCCTTCGGTGATTACTGCCGTGTTACTAACTCTGCTGGTAGGCGTGCTTTGCGTATTGGCGGCGTCCTTCCCGATGCTGCGCCGCCCGCCGCGTGCCCTCTTGGTGGATATCAAATGA
- a CDS encoding ABC transporter permease, producing MRSLSIWRRAWYSLIRRPRRALLLMLIMAVVFTALVSQSGVRAQVAGISGAINSGVNAGFTAHSNSGTISLAQAEKLNRLPQVKRSAFEKETLAKPEGAQLVTTASGVQLDGEFAGDAGIIGTTNSHLHPSFMGRLYRLESGTHLTASKRGALIHREFAERNGLRVGSQLRLNAKGNAVKVPVVGVFSGKTENLGGLPAGASENQIFTDLKSSQLLGGKELTTARYFTGDATELPAALRGAKQTDSELNFESNASQFAGVLATLSGVNKLLTGLAVGVGGAGLAALALIMIFWIRGRTREIGVLLAVGKTKANILGQLALEAAFLALIGSAIGAVLGFLLSGKVSALVFAKSASPSLSALSASGSAGSILAALVLGYVITFVALLLATVPLLRQTPRAILAKIS from the coding sequence ATGAGGTCGCTTAGTATTTGGCGGCGCGCCTGGTATTCACTCATCCGTCGCCCGCGCCGCGCCTTGCTGCTCATGCTAATAATGGCGGTGGTTTTTACCGCGCTGGTTTCCCAGTCAGGGGTGCGCGCGCAGGTGGCCGGGATTTCCGGGGCAATTAACTCCGGGGTGAACGCGGGATTCACTGCCCACAGCAATAGTGGCACTATCTCTTTAGCGCAAGCAGAAAAGCTGAACCGCTTGCCACAGGTGAAACGCTCGGCTTTCGAAAAAGAAACTTTGGCTAAGCCGGAGGGCGCGCAGCTGGTAACTACCGCTTCCGGGGTGCAACTTGACGGCGAGTTCGCGGGTGATGCCGGGATTATCGGGACAACTAATAGTCATTTGCATCCGTCTTTTATGGGTAGGCTGTACCGGCTAGAAAGTGGCACACATTTGACAGCCAGCAAACGAGGCGCCCTGATTCACCGCGAGTTTGCTGAGCGCAATGGTTTACGTGTTGGCAGCCAGCTACGCCTGAACGCCAAGGGAAATGCAGTAAAAGTGCCGGTAGTAGGGGTTTTCAGCGGAAAAACTGAGAATCTGGGAGGACTACCCGCCGGGGCTTCCGAGAATCAGATTTTTACGGACCTAAAAAGCAGTCAACTCTTGGGAGGGAAAGAACTGACCACCGCTAGGTACTTTACCGGGGACGCCACCGAGTTACCGGCGGCTTTGCGCGGGGCTAAACAGACGGATTCGGAGCTGAATTTCGAATCTAATGCCTCCCAATTTGCGGGGGTGCTGGCTACCCTTTCGGGGGTGAATAAGCTGCTCACCGGGCTGGCTGTGGGAGTCGGTGGAGCCGGGCTAGCCGCCCTCGCCCTGATAATGATCTTTTGGATCCGCGGACGCACCCGCGAGATCGGGGTGCTGCTGGCTGTAGGAAAAACCAAAGCGAATATCTTGGGGCAACTCGCCCTAGAGGCCGCTTTCTTGGCGCTAATAGGCAGCGCTATCGGAGCGGTCCTGGGATTTCTGCTGTCAGGGAAGGTATCTGCCCTGGTCTTTGCCAAGTCCGCCAGCCCGTCTTTATCCGCCCTGTCTGCGAGCGGGAGCGCCGGGAGTATCCTGGCCGCCCTCGTCCTCGGATATGTGATTACTTTTGTGGCGCTACTTTTAGCGACCGTTCCCCTGCTTCGTCAAACCCCGCGAGCTATTCTCGCAAAAATTAGTTAG
- a CDS encoding ABC transporter ATP-binding protein — MSILQLDHLEYVYPGTSTQILSDVCTEFETGKFYAIVGASGAGKSTLLNLLAGLDKPTSGAVRFDGTDIAETGYAQHRKKQISLVFQNYNLIDYLTPLENLRLVNGKAGIDTLTQLGLSEKEARRSVMALSGGQQQRVAIGRALVSGAPIILADEPTGNLDEDTAREVIEILQRAAHEQGKCVIVVTHSRQLARSADVTLRLNRRKLVVA; from the coding sequence ATGAGTATTTTGCAGTTAGACCACCTTGAATATGTGTATCCGGGAACCAGCACCCAGATCCTGTCGGACGTGTGCACCGAGTTCGAGACCGGGAAGTTCTATGCGATTGTAGGTGCCTCAGGAGCCGGCAAATCCACCCTGTTGAACCTGCTGGCCGGATTGGATAAACCCACCTCCGGGGCAGTGCGCTTTGATGGTACCGATATTGCGGAGACTGGCTATGCTCAGCACCGCAAAAAGCAGATTTCGCTGGTTTTCCAAAACTATAATCTGATTGATTATTTGACGCCACTAGAGAACTTGCGGCTGGTGAATGGGAAAGCCGGGATTGATACTTTGACCCAGCTGGGGCTGTCTGAAAAGGAGGCGCGGCGCAGCGTTATGGCGCTTTCGGGGGGTCAGCAGCAGCGGGTAGCTATCGGCAGGGCGCTAGTGTCGGGGGCTCCGATTATTTTGGCGGATGAACCTACTGGGAACCTGGATGAGGATACCGCCCGCGAAGTAATCGAGATCTTGCAGCGGGCCGCTCATGAACAGGGCAAATGCGTGATCGTGGTGACCCATTCGCGCCAACTTGCCCGCAGCGCCGACGTTACGTTACGCCTAAATCGCCGCAAGCTAGTGGTGGCTTAA
- a CDS encoding PfkB family carbohydrate kinase, giving the protein MTKGLFVGLATLDVIQLVEKLPAENEKIRALDFAFAAGGPATNAAVAFAHGYSQLGQGLENSDDAVLVTRISNDRIGDLIREDLEKQHVCVKASALPGNTSSTVATILVTKSTGDRAVVSATDQRKIAPAVSAIAIEVEDFNIVETDGYETDLTLEVLKRAQNAGVTTVLDGGSVKSYTQELLPFIDVAIVSEPFAAGRSSSKLFDYLAKFGVKYSAITRGSKEILYSADGVTGTVKPRQTTAVDTLGAGDFFHGGFVKALGRQELTVDTFLDALSKASRIAALSIQSFGTRNWLEGN; this is encoded by the coding sequence GTGACGAAGGGGTTATTTGTAGGTCTCGCAACGCTCGATGTGATCCAGTTAGTGGAAAAGCTCCCGGCAGAAAATGAAAAAATCAGAGCCCTCGATTTCGCGTTTGCCGCAGGGGGACCTGCCACGAATGCTGCGGTGGCTTTCGCACACGGATATTCACAGTTAGGACAAGGCTTAGAAAATAGCGACGATGCGGTTCTAGTAACCCGGATATCAAATGATCGCATTGGTGACCTGATTCGCGAAGACCTCGAAAAACAGCATGTCTGCGTTAAGGCATCCGCACTACCTGGAAACACGTCCTCGACCGTGGCCACAATTTTAGTAACTAAATCAACTGGCGATAGAGCGGTAGTATCTGCTACTGACCAGCGAAAGATCGCCCCTGCTGTTAGCGCGATTGCTATCGAGGTCGAGGATTTCAACATTGTGGAAACCGATGGTTACGAAACCGATCTCACCCTAGAGGTACTAAAGCGTGCCCAAAATGCAGGAGTAACCACGGTTTTAGATGGAGGGAGCGTTAAAAGCTATACCCAGGAACTTTTACCTTTTATCGATGTTGCCATTGTTTCGGAGCCATTTGCCGCAGGTCGCAGCTCCAGCAAACTTTTCGACTATCTAGCAAAATTTGGGGTCAAATATTCAGCGATTACTCGAGGTAGCAAAGAGATCCTCTATTCGGCGGATGGAGTTACCGGAACAGTGAAACCCCGCCAGACAACAGCCGTAGACACTCTTGGTGCCGGGGACTTCTTCCATGGAGGTTTCGTAAAAGCCCTGGGCAGGCAAGAGCTTACTGTTGATACTTTC